The DNA sequence GTCGCTGTCCGCACCGCCGGTCGAGGAGATCAAGGTCGGCAACGCGATCCTGGAGTCGCTCGGGCTGCGCGAGCGTGGCCTGGAAATCGTTTCCTGCCCGTCGTGCGGGCGGGCCCAGGTCGACGTCTACACGCTGGCCGAGCAGGTCACCGCCGCGCTCGACGGGCTGCCGGTGCCGCTGCGGGTGGCGGTCATGGGCTGTGTGGTCAACGGCCCGGGGGAGGCCCGGGAGGCTGACCTCGGGTGGCCTCCGGCAACGGCAAGGGGCAGATCTTCGTCAAGGGCCAGGTCATCAAGACCGTCCCGGAGTCGCAGATCGTGGAAACCCTGGTCGAGGAGGCGATCCGGCTTGCCGACGAGATGGGCGCCGAACTCCCCGAGGAACTGCGTGAACTGGTCGGCGGTCCGTCCGTGACGGTCCACTGACCCACCCCGGAACCACCACCGGCCCGCCACCGAAGGTGGCGGGCCGGCTGCTGTCCGGATCGGCGATCGTGGCGGCCGGCCACGGGTGGCAGCCACCGCAGGCAAGATCCGGGCGATCAGGGACCAGCGCTTGGGGCGCGCCGGCGACACGCCGGACCTACTCCCTGATCACCGCGATCATGGCTTGGCCCGGGTGTCCTGCTCACTGCGACTCGGCGAGGATCGCGTAGAGCTTGCGCCGGGTCTCGTCGAGCACCTGGGCCGCGCGTGCCCGCTGGTCGTCGGTGCCGGTCGTCATCACCTGGCGCAGTGCCTGCATCGCCTGCATGCTCGCGTCCCGGATGTCCTGCCAGCTGCCGACGCTCTCCTCGAACTCCGCCCACGGCGGAGCCTGCGCCGCGGCGGCCGCCTCCTCCTGCCCGGCATCGGTGAGCGCGAAGCGCTTGCGTCCGCCGCCGGACTCCTCGGTGTTGGCGACGATCAGACCCTCGTCCTCCAGCAGTTGCAGGGTCGGATAGATCGACCCCGGGCTGGGGCGCCAGGCCCCGCCGGTACGCCGGTCGAGTTCCTGGATCATCTCGTAGCCGTGCATCGCCCGCTCGGTGAGCAGCGCGAGTACGGCGGTGCGGACGTTCGGCCGCCGCCCTCGGCCGCGTCCCCGGCCGTGCCCGGGACCGAAGCCCGGCCCGGCGCCGAAGCCGGCACCGAAGCCCGGGCCGAGGCCGAAGCCGTGGCCCGGCCCGCCGGGCGGGAACGGCGGCCGGAAGCCGCGCATCCGGGCCTCGTGCCGCGCGTGGAATCCACCTCGAAAACCCATCTCAGTCTCCCCTCAGACTGTCGTTGATGTCTCGACGATATATCGGGGAACTATCGTCGACAAGTCTCCGAGATGTCTGTCACGGCCGGCGCGAAATCCTTGATCCTGGTGATCAGGGAGGTTGGCCCACGACACGCCGGCAACATGCCCGACGTGATCCCTGATCACCGGGATCGGGGTGGGGTGGGAGTTGGTGGCTGAGCGCACCTGGCGGGCTCGGATCTGGCACGCTGGTATGCGTGCTCATGGTGCCCGTACGGCAGCTCGGTGAGACCGAGCGCGGTGCGGTCGAGAAGCTCCTCGACCTAGACCCGTTCGCCGCAGCCCAGGTCGCCGAGCGGGTCGCCGCGCACGGTCTCTCCTGGTGGCGGGCCGACGGGCGGATCTTCGGCTATGGCTCGCGCCGCCACGTGGAGTCGCTGTGCTGGCTCGGTGGTCATCTGACCCCGGTGCTCGCCTCGAAACCGGCGGTCGCCGCCTTCGCCGAACGGATCGGCTCCGAGGAGCGGCTCTGTTCCTCCATCGTCGGTCGCGCCGACGCGGTGCTCGGCCTCTGGGAGCGGCTGGAGGACCGGTGGGGACCGGCCCGGGACGTACGCCCGAACCAGCCGCTGCTGGCCGCGGAGGGGCCGGCGCCGGTACGGCCCGACCCCGACGTACGGCTGGCCCGGTCCGACGAACTCGACCTGCTCTTCCCGGCGGCCGTCGCGATGTACACCGAGGAGGTCGGCGCGTCGCCGCTGGCCGACGACGGTGGGCGCGGCTACCGGCGCCGGGTGCTCGACCTGGTGCGCGCCAGGCGGGCATACGTGAAGATCGTCGACGGCGAGGTGGTCTTCAAGGCGGAGCTGGCCGTCGTCACCCGGCGTACCGCGCAGATCCAGGGCGTCTGGGTGGCTCCGGGTTGGCGCGGGCGGGGGATCGCGACGGCGGCGATGTCGGCGGTGATGCGTGACGCGACGAACCGGGTCGCGCCGAGCGTGAGCCTGTACGTCAACGACTACAACCTGCCGGCCCGTCGGGTCTACGAGCGCTGCGGCTTCCGCTCGGTGGGCACCTTCGCAACTGTCCTCTTCTGACCATTTTCTCGCCATTTGGGAGAATGGTAGCTATTTTCAGTATGCTGCCAGCCTCGCTGGTTCGCTGATGCCTACGCTTCGTAACGATCGTCGAGGGTGCAGGTTACGGTCAGCGAGGTGAGAGCCGAACATGGGGCGGATCGTCAAGCAGGTCTCCGAGGGCACCACCAAGTACTACTGGTATCCGGGCGACAAGCGCGAGTGGATCCGCGCCGGCGTCGCCCTCGGGCTCGGCGTACTGGCGTTCGGGCTGCTTCTGCTGCTGACCCGGGACCTGCTGGCGGCCACCGTGGTCGGCACCTCGGTGGCCGGTGGCGTGGCCGGGGTCAACTTCGGCCGCCGGGACGCCCGCGCCCTGGCCGGTTTTCCCGACCTCGGCGACCGGGCCGCCCGGCGGGCCGCCGTCGGCCACACCGGCCGGGCGGTGTGGCGCGCGCTGGCGCACGGGTTCGGCGGTGCCGCCGCCGCGGTCCTGATCCTCAACCTGCCGCACCGCGGGATCGTCGCCGACTGGATCCTGCCGATCGTGCCCACGGTCGTCGGCGCCCTCGCCCACCAGGGCGGGATGCTCTACGAGCGGCTCGGCACGTCGGCCACCACCCCCGGCCCCGCCGGCCAGCCGGCACCGAGCCTGGAGGCGGCCAAGTAGGGGACGGGACCCGGCGGCGTCAGCTCAGGACCGCCACCGCGAGGATCAGGCCGAGGCTGACGGCCGCGCCGATCGCCGCGCCGGCCCAGCGCACCCACCGGGTGCCCCTGCCGATCACCGGCAGGCTCGGCCAGCGGACCGCGGCCAGCACCAGGCCGGCGACCGCCAGCCCCACCGCGACCGGCCACAGCACCGCCGGGACGTCCAGCCACGCCCCCGCCCGGTGCGCCAGCACCAGGGAGGCCGCCGCCGACAGCACCCCGCCGGCCAGACCGAGCCGGTCCGGCAGTGGCCGCCAGGTACTCCCGGTGCCGGTCGCCGCCACGACCAGGCCGACCCCACCCCCGACCAGCAGTACGACGGTGACGACGATCAGCAGCCAGTTGGCGTCCGGTCGGTCGGTCGGCCGGTCGACGCCGAGCAGCCGCAGGCCGAGCGGTTCGACGCCGCGGTCGGTGTTGCCGAGGAGCACCACGCCCCGGTTGGTCGCCCGCTCGAACCCGACGTACGTGCTGAAGCCGCCGGTCGCGCCGTTGTGCCAGACGATCTCGTGGTCGTCGTACCGGGTGGTGAACCAGCCGTACCCGATCCGGTCGTCGTCGGGGCCGTACCGGGGTGTGGTCGCGTCGGCGCCCGGCGCGGTGCCGGCCATCGTCGCGGCCAGCAGCCGGGCCAGGTCGTCGGCGGTGGTCCACATCCCGATGCCGGCGGCGACCAGACCGCCGGCCCGCCACGGTTGCATCGGGCGGCCCGCGGCGGTGC is a window from the Polymorphospora rubra genome containing:
- a CDS encoding PadR family transcriptional regulator; this encodes MGFRGGFHARHEARMRGFRPPFPPGGPGHGFGLGPGFGAGFGAGPGFGPGHGRGRGRGRRPNVRTAVLALLTERAMHGYEMIQELDRRTGGAWRPSPGSIYPTLQLLEDEGLIVANTEESGGGRKRFALTDAGQEEAAAAAQAPPWAEFEESVGSWQDIRDASMQAMQALRQVMTTGTDDQRARAAQVLDETRRKLYAILAESQ
- a CDS encoding GNAT family N-acetyltransferase — its product is MLMVPVRQLGETERGAVEKLLDLDPFAAAQVAERVAAHGLSWWRADGRIFGYGSRRHVESLCWLGGHLTPVLASKPAVAAFAERIGSEERLCSSIVGRADAVLGLWERLEDRWGPARDVRPNQPLLAAEGPAPVRPDPDVRLARSDELDLLFPAAVAMYTEEVGASPLADDGGRGYRRRVLDLVRARRAYVKIVDGEVVFKAELAVVTRRTAQIQGVWVAPGWRGRGIATAAMSAVMRDATNRVAPSVSLYVNDYNLPARRVYERCGFRSVGTFATVLF